One window of the Candidatus Microbacterium colombiense genome contains the following:
- a CDS encoding dehydrogenase, whose translation MSETIDPTKATASIEDALTSPLHLPHDAAQCPKCFTELQQNRNFWIARPDGSRLVGLVVAREGMPSVVEQRDILTRFGVPIEGFRHPAPDIMESWNERLARLISTLRTGDVVVVVNITALGLDADEGAKTVAELRRHGIIVKVLNHDARHLADAAAAR comes from the coding sequence ATGAGCGAGACGATCGATCCCACGAAGGCGACGGCATCCATCGAGGATGCTCTCACCAGCCCGCTGCACCTGCCGCATGATGCGGCACAGTGCCCGAAGTGCTTCACCGAGCTGCAGCAGAACCGGAACTTCTGGATCGCGCGGCCCGACGGCTCACGCCTGGTGGGCCTCGTCGTCGCCCGCGAAGGGATGCCGTCGGTCGTCGAACAGCGCGACATCCTGACCCGTTTCGGGGTGCCGATCGAGGGGTTCCGTCATCCGGCTCCCGACATCATGGAGAGCTGGAACGAGCGTCTCGCCCGACTGATCTCGACGTTGCGCACCGGCGATGTCGTGGTGGTCGTGAACATCACGGCGCTCGGCCTCGACGCCGACGAGGGTGCCAAGACGGTCGCAGAGCTGCGCCGTCACGGCATCATCGTGAAGGTGCTGAATCACGATGCCCGGCATCTGGCCGACGCCGCCGCCGCACGCTGA
- a CDS encoding malate dehydrogenase, translated as MTTTITITGAGGQIGYALLFRIAAGDLLGPDERVRLRLLEIPQGLGAAEGAALELQDGAFDLLEHVEVTDDPAVGFDGTDLALLVGARPRGPGMERGDLLAANAGIFGPQGAAIAAHAAPGVRVTVVGNPANTNALIAAASADGVPGERFTALTRLDENRARAQLAGILGVPVSTIRRVPIWGNHSATQFPDVSHATVGGEPVMEALKAFVDDVPDWLDAIFIPRVAKRGAEIIQVRGSSSVASAANATIEHVRDWVQGTDDWTSAGVVSHGEYGVPEGLVSSFPVRAVDGEWQIVEGLEVSDWARARIDASVAELIEERDAVRDLGML; from the coding sequence ATGACGACCACGATCACCATCACCGGTGCCGGCGGACAGATCGGCTACGCACTCCTCTTCCGGATCGCCGCGGGAGACCTGCTCGGCCCCGACGAGAGGGTGCGCCTGCGACTGCTGGAGATCCCCCAGGGGCTGGGAGCCGCGGAGGGTGCCGCGCTGGAGCTCCAGGACGGCGCCTTCGACCTGCTGGAGCACGTGGAGGTGACCGACGACCCCGCCGTCGGCTTCGACGGCACCGACCTCGCACTGCTCGTCGGAGCGCGCCCCCGGGGACCCGGGATGGAGCGGGGCGACCTGCTCGCCGCCAACGCCGGCATCTTCGGACCGCAGGGCGCCGCCATCGCCGCGCACGCAGCCCCCGGTGTGCGCGTGACGGTGGTCGGCAACCCCGCGAACACCAACGCGCTGATCGCCGCGGCATCCGCCGACGGTGTGCCGGGCGAACGGTTCACTGCTCTCACTCGGCTCGACGAGAACCGCGCACGTGCGCAGCTCGCCGGCATCCTGGGCGTGCCGGTCTCGACGATCCGCCGCGTACCGATCTGGGGCAACCACTCCGCCACGCAGTTCCCCGACGTCTCGCATGCGACCGTGGGCGGCGAGCCGGTGATGGAGGCGCTAAAGGCGTTCGTCGACGACGTGCCGGACTGGCTCGACGCGATCTTCATCCCCCGCGTCGCGAAGCGCGGCGCCGAGATCATCCAGGTGCGGGGCTCCTCGTCGGTCGCCTCGGCGGCGAACGCCACCATCGAACACGTGCGCGACTGGGTGCAGGGCACCGACGACTGGACGTCGGCCGGCGTCGTGTCGCACGGCGAGTACGGCGTGCCCGAGGGTCTCGTGTCGTCGTTCCCGGTGCGCGCGGTCGACGGTGAATGGCAGATCGTGGAGGGTCTCGAGGTCAGCGACTGGGCACGGGCGCGCATCGACGCCTCCGTCGCTGAACTGATCGAGGAGCGCGACGCGGTGCGCGACCTCGGGATGCTCTGA
- a CDS encoding neutral zinc metallopeptidase produces MTFNPDADLSGNTTRRRGRNAAIAGGAGVGVLGLIALIAGPLLGIDLTGLLGGVQSGGSGSSEGTVIEGCATGQDANEDVDCRMAGAQLALDTFWEKSVENYRAPQMVVVDGATNTACGTASNAVGPFYCPGDETVYIDPTFFQLMRQQFGASAGNLAQLYIVGHEWGHHIQYITGVMDRYPNNGTGAASNGVRTELQADCYAGAWIARMSESKDADGVSYLQPSTEAQRVDALNAAFTVGDDHIQGQSGSVNPESFTHGTSDQRQGWFASGYANGLGVCEQALTAAAGDL; encoded by the coding sequence ATGACCTTCAATCCCGATGCCGATCTCTCCGGCAACACCACGCGTCGCCGTGGACGCAACGCGGCCATCGCGGGCGGTGCCGGTGTCGGCGTGCTCGGCCTCATTGCCCTCATCGCCGGTCCGCTGCTGGGCATCGATCTGACGGGGCTGCTCGGCGGGGTGCAGTCCGGCGGATCCGGATCGAGCGAGGGCACGGTCATCGAAGGCTGCGCGACCGGACAGGACGCGAACGAAGACGTCGACTGCCGGATGGCGGGCGCACAGCTGGCGCTCGACACCTTCTGGGAGAAGAGTGTGGAGAACTACCGCGCTCCGCAGATGGTCGTGGTCGACGGCGCCACGAACACGGCGTGCGGCACGGCATCCAACGCGGTCGGGCCGTTCTACTGCCCGGGTGACGAGACGGTCTACATCGACCCGACGTTCTTCCAGCTCATGCGGCAGCAGTTCGGCGCCTCCGCCGGCAACCTCGCGCAGCTCTACATCGTCGGGCACGAGTGGGGCCACCACATCCAGTACATCACCGGGGTCATGGACAGGTACCCGAACAACGGCACGGGAGCTGCGAGCAACGGCGTGCGCACCGAGCTCCAGGCGGACTGCTACGCGGGGGCCTGGATCGCTCGCATGTCGGAGTCGAAGGATGCCGACGGTGTCTCCTATCTGCAGCCGTCGACCGAGGCGCAGCGCGTCGATGCGCTCAACGCCGCGTTCACGGTCGGCGACGACCACATCCAGGGGCAGTCCGGTTCGGTGAACCCGGAGAGCTTCACCCACGGGACGAGCGACCAACGCCAGGGGTGGTTCGCCAGCGGATATGCGAACGGGCTCGGCGTGTGCGAGCAGGCCCTCACTGCCGCCGCAGGCGACCTGTAA
- the pip gene encoding prolyl aminopeptidase, with amino-acid sequence MNLDALYPPIEPYDSGELLVGDGHRLYWETSGNPDGRPVVFLHGGPGSGTSPWQRRFFDPEKYRIVLFDQRGCGRSTPHAGEPGADLRHITTPHLIADIELLRRNLGVEQWQVFGGSWGSALALAYAQAHPDAVSALVLRGIFTLRRMELEWFYEGGAAALFPDLWESFIAPIPLLERSHLIDAYHRQLFDPDPAVHVPAAIAWSTWEASTVTLRPDADQIAKMADPQTATAFARIENHFFVNRGWWTEGQLLDGIDAIRHIPAVIVQGRYDVCTPMMTAWDLHRAWPEAEFVVVDDAGHSATEPGIQQALRDATDLFSF; translated from the coding sequence ATGAATCTGGATGCGCTGTATCCGCCGATCGAGCCGTATGACTCCGGTGAGCTACTCGTCGGTGACGGCCACCGTCTCTACTGGGAGACCAGCGGCAACCCCGACGGCAGACCGGTCGTCTTCCTGCACGGCGGGCCGGGCAGCGGCACCTCGCCGTGGCAGCGGCGGTTCTTCGATCCCGAGAAGTACCGCATCGTGCTGTTCGACCAGCGTGGATGCGGTCGCAGCACCCCGCACGCGGGGGAGCCGGGCGCCGACCTGCGGCACATCACCACCCCGCATCTCATCGCCGACATCGAACTGCTGCGCAGGAACCTCGGCGTCGAGCAGTGGCAGGTCTTCGGCGGATCCTGGGGCAGCGCTCTCGCGCTCGCCTACGCGCAGGCGCACCCGGATGCCGTGTCGGCGCTCGTGCTGCGTGGCATCTTCACGCTGCGGCGCATGGAACTGGAGTGGTTCTACGAGGGTGGGGCCGCCGCGCTCTTCCCCGACCTGTGGGAGAGCTTCATCGCCCCGATCCCGCTGCTCGAGCGCTCGCACCTGATCGACGCCTATCACCGACAGCTTTTCGACCCCGACCCTGCGGTGCACGTGCCGGCGGCCATCGCCTGGTCGACCTGGGAGGCCTCGACCGTGACGCTGCGGCCGGACGCCGATCAGATCGCGAAGATGGCCGATCCGCAGACGGCGACCGCGTTCGCGCGCATCGAGAACCACTTCTTCGTGAACCGCGGCTGGTGGACCGAGGGGCAGCTTCTCGACGGCATCGATGCGATCCGCCACATCCCGGCCGTCATCGTGCAGGGCAGGTACGACGTGTGCACGCCGATGATGACCGCGTGGGATCTGCACCGGGCCTGGCCCGAGGCGGAGTTCGTGGTGGTCGACGACGCCGGTCATTCGGCCACGGAACCCGGCATCCAGCAGGCGCTGCGCGACGCGACCGACCTCTTCTCGTTCTGA
- a CDS encoding aldehyde dehydrogenase family protein, producing the protein MTSATTTATTPATSSASESEVGTAERERLDGAIAELHAGSRTWTALALAQRVTLLRAVRTSVAAASEDWANTAAASKGLDGRHPLRGEEWLSGPYSVLGALDAYIETLSRLATGTNPLEGLSITRAPGGRTRVQAFPLTGIDRFLLSGYTGEVWLNPGVTPNAARAAAGLAQRTPTTSGGVGLVLGAGNVTSIPVLDVLYELLAHNRTALLKVNPTQDALVPVYKRAFAPLIEPGFVRIVRGGPDVGAYLTGHPDLAHVHITGSAATFDAIVWGTGPAAKRRRRENRPQLKKPITAELGGVSPIIVVPGDWSDADLTYHAEHIATMRLQNSGHNCIAGQVVILSDDWAQADAFRAALRRAYANAPERPIWYPGSPTRMHRAADDYPDALVLGDRVLVEIDGDDDPTALQNTEYFAPVLGVVAVAGAGQEFLDAAVTYANDRLQGTLGANLIIAPATERSLGAGFERAIANLRYGSIAINGWTAFGFITPTMTWGAFPGNTIDDVGSGIGVVHNALLLDDVERSIIRGPFRPLPRSLPVVNGGGRLTILPKPPWFVSARTGAEVSEGLTRFRANGGVLGLVKTLTKALRA; encoded by the coding sequence CTGCACGCCGGCTCCCGCACCTGGACGGCACTCGCCCTCGCCCAGCGCGTGACGCTGTTGCGTGCCGTGCGCACGAGCGTCGCCGCAGCGTCCGAGGACTGGGCGAACACCGCGGCCGCGTCGAAGGGGCTCGACGGGCGGCATCCCCTCCGCGGCGAGGAATGGCTGAGCGGCCCCTACAGCGTGCTGGGCGCCCTCGACGCCTACATCGAGACCCTGTCTCGGCTGGCCACCGGCACGAACCCGCTCGAGGGACTCTCGATCACGCGGGCTCCGGGCGGGCGCACCCGCGTGCAGGCCTTCCCTCTCACCGGCATCGACCGATTCCTGCTGTCGGGGTACACGGGCGAGGTCTGGCTGAACCCGGGCGTCACCCCGAACGCCGCGCGAGCCGCGGCCGGTCTCGCCCAGCGCACGCCGACCACCTCCGGGGGCGTCGGCCTGGTGCTCGGGGCAGGCAATGTGACCTCGATCCCCGTGCTCGACGTGCTGTACGAGCTGCTCGCCCACAATCGCACGGCACTGCTCAAGGTCAACCCGACGCAGGATGCTCTGGTCCCGGTCTACAAGCGCGCATTCGCTCCACTGATCGAACCGGGCTTCGTGCGCATCGTGCGCGGCGGACCCGACGTCGGTGCCTACCTCACCGGCCACCCCGACCTCGCCCACGTGCACATCACGGGGTCGGCGGCGACCTTCGACGCCATCGTCTGGGGCACCGGCCCCGCAGCCAAGCGCCGACGCCGCGAGAACCGCCCGCAGCTCAAGAAGCCGATCACCGCGGAGCTGGGCGGGGTGTCGCCGATCATCGTCGTGCCGGGCGATTGGAGCGACGCGGACCTCACCTACCATGCCGAGCACATCGCGACGATGCGACTGCAGAACAGCGGGCACAACTGCATCGCAGGGCAGGTCGTGATCCTCTCCGATGACTGGGCACAGGCCGACGCCTTCCGCGCAGCTCTGCGACGAGCCTACGCGAATGCCCCCGAGCGTCCCATCTGGTACCCGGGCTCCCCGACGCGCATGCACCGCGCCGCGGACGACTATCCCGATGCCCTCGTGCTCGGCGACCGCGTGCTCGTGGAGATCGACGGCGACGACGACCCCACCGCGCTGCAGAACACGGAGTACTTCGCCCCGGTGCTGGGCGTCGTCGCCGTCGCGGGTGCGGGGCAGGAGTTCCTCGACGCCGCCGTCACCTATGCGAACGACCGACTGCAGGGCACGCTCGGCGCGAACCTCATCATCGCCCCCGCTACGGAGCGTTCCTTGGGCGCGGGCTTCGAGCGCGCGATCGCGAACCTCCGCTACGGCTCGATCGCGATCAACGGCTGGACCGCGTTCGGCTTCATCACGCCGACCATGACCTGGGGCGCGTTCCCCGGCAACACGATCGACGATGTGGGAAGCGGCATCGGCGTCGTCCACAACGCGCTGCTGCTCGACGACGTGGAGCGCTCGATCATCCGCGGACCGTTCCGTCCGCTCCCCCGGTCGCTGCCGGTGGTGAACGGCGGCGGACGGCTGACCATCCTGCCCAAGCCGCCGTGGTTCGTCTCGGCGCGCACCGGCGCGGAGGTCAGCGAGGGTCTCACCCGCTTCCGCGCGAACGGCGGCGTGCTCGGGCTTGTGAAGACGCTGACGAAGGCGTTGCGGGCCTGA